One genomic region from Clostridia bacterium encodes:
- a CDS encoding SigB/SigF/SigG family RNA polymerase sigma factor — protein MLSRDETVRLIEKAQAGDKEAAETLVAENMPLVKSIAKRYKNSVEYDDLIQLGSLGLYKAIMNFDVKFGVRFSTYAVPMIAGEIKRHIRDEGPIKISRQTKSLAAQIARFTEEYRQKEGREPTMDEIAEALRVESSEVVYAMDSTLAPVSLYEKYDEDGCYLIDTLRTEDQTDAMLDRIMLRQCIKALDERDRKIILLRYYRDKTQSEVAAILGVSQVQVSRLEARIIREMRDKMS, from the coding sequence ATGTTGAGCCGAGATGAGACGGTACGACTGATAGAAAAAGCGCAAGCGGGCGATAAAGAGGCCGCCGAAACATTGGTGGCGGAAAATATGCCCCTCGTAAAGAGTATTGCCAAGCGGTATAAGAACTCGGTGGAGTACGACGACCTCATCCAGCTGGGGAGTTTGGGGTTGTACAAGGCGATAATGAATTTCGACGTTAAGTTCGGCGTGCGGTTTTCTACCTACGCCGTGCCCATGATCGCGGGAGAAATCAAGCGGCATATCCGCGATGAAGGCCCGATAAAGATATCGCGCCAGACCAAGTCGCTGGCCGCGCAAATCGCGCGGTTTACCGAGGAATACCGACAAAAAGAGGGGCGAGAGCCCACCATGGACGAAATCGCCGAGGCCTTGCGGGTGGAATCGTCCGAAGTGGTGTACGCGATGGACAGTACCCTTGCGCCCGTGTCCCTCTATGAGAAATACGACGAGGACGGGTGCTATCTCATCGATACTCTGCGCACCGAGGACCAAACGGACGCGATGCTCGACCGTATCATGCTACGCCAATGCATCAAGGCCTTGGACGAGCGCGACCGCAAAATAATATTGTTGCGCTACTACCGCGACAAGACGCAGTCGGAAGTGGCGGCGATACTGGGGGTGTCGCAAGTGCAGGTGTCGCGGTTGGAGGCGCGAATTATACGCGAAATGCGGGATAAAATGTCCTGA
- the spoVAC gene encoding stage V sporulation protein AC, with protein MIEKEEYVELVKKTTPKSKELKTLPIAFAVGGFICCIGQAFRLIYSTFLPIGKVTAGSLTSVTMIFIGSLLTGLGVYDKIGKVAGAGSIVPITGFANSVVSPAMEFNREGVVLGVMSKMFVVAGPVIVSGVVASIIIALVYYIVGLF; from the coding sequence TTGATAGAGAAAGAAGAGTACGTCGAACTTGTCAAGAAGACGACGCCTAAATCCAAGGAACTGAAAACCCTGCCCATCGCTTTTGCGGTCGGCGGGTTTATTTGCTGTATCGGGCAAGCGTTTCGGCTGATTTACAGCACGTTTTTGCCTATAGGCAAAGTGACCGCCGGAAGCTTGACGTCGGTGACGATGATTTTTATCGGCTCGCTGTTGACGGGACTGGGCGTGTACGACAAAATCGGCAAGGTGGCGGGCGCCGGCTCTATCGTGCCCATCACGGGGTTTGCCAATTCGGTGGTGTCACCCGCGATGGAATTTAACCGCGAGGGCGTGGTGCTGGGCGTGATGAGCAAAATGTTCGTGGTGGCAGGCCCCGTCATCGTGTCGGGCGTGGTGGCTTCTATCATCATTGCGCTCGTCTATTATATCGTGGGGTTGTTTTGA
- the spoVAD gene encoding stage V sporulation protein AD — translation MNGGKQTILFEKKPHIVAGYGIVGPKEGEGPLARYFDEVAKDDLFDQESYEKAECKMHLLAIERAIERAGLQESDVDALLSGDLLNQIISSSFSARELDIPFLGLYNACSTFGEALILGSILLSGGSMRVVACSTSSHFSTAERQYRFPLELGTQMTPTAQWTVTGSGCSVLAAEGEGPVVTAATVGKVIDYDITDANNMGAAMAPAAAYTIATHLRETDRNVDYYDAVVTGDLGIFGSEMLHQLLLSEGIDVADNHLDCGKLVFDEKQKVHMGGSGAGCSSSVFNTYFLQQFKEGKLKRVLFVPTGALLSKVSSLQGESIPAIAHAVAIEVE, via the coding sequence ATGAACGGCGGCAAGCAGACCATTTTGTTCGAGAAAAAGCCGCATATCGTCGCAGGCTACGGCATCGTCGGGCCCAAAGAAGGGGAAGGGCCGCTCGCTCGCTACTTCGACGAGGTGGCCAAGGACGACTTGTTCGACCAGGAAAGTTATGAAAAAGCCGAGTGCAAAATGCACCTTTTGGCCATCGAGCGTGCCATAGAAAGAGCGGGATTGCAAGAGTCGGACGTGGACGCGCTGTTGTCGGGCGACTTGCTCAATCAAATCATTTCGTCTTCCTTTTCGGCGCGGGAGTTGGATATACCGTTTTTGGGGCTGTACAACGCGTGCAGTACCTTCGGCGAGGCGCTAATATTGGGCAGTATCCTCTTGTCGGGCGGCAGTATGCGGGTGGTGGCGTGCTCGACGAGCAGTCACTTCTCGACGGCGGAACGGCAGTACCGCTTTCCGTTGGAGTTGGGTACGCAAATGACGCCTACCGCACAGTGGACGGTGACGGGCAGCGGGTGTTCGGTGCTGGCCGCAGAGGGCGAAGGCCCCGTCGTGACCGCCGCTACCGTGGGTAAGGTGATAGACTACGACATTACGGACGCCAACAATATGGGCGCGGCTATGGCGCCGGCGGCGGCCTACACCATCGCCACGCACCTACGGGAGACCGATAGAAACGTGGACTATTACGACGCGGTCGTGACGGGCGACTTGGGAATTTTCGGCTCGGAAATGTTGCACCAACTGTTGTTAAGCGAGGGGATAGACGTGGCCGACAATCATCTCGATTGCGGCAAACTCGTATTCGACGAAAAGCAAAAAGTGCACATGGGCGGCAGCGGCGCGGGCTGTTCGTCCAGCGTGTTCAACACCTATTTTTTGCAACAATTCAAAGAGGGCAAGTTGAAGCGCGTGCTGTTCGTGCCGACGGGTGCTTTGCTTAGCAAGGTTTCGTCCTTGCAGGGGGAGAGCATTCCCGCCATCGCGCACGCCGTGGCCATAGAGGTGGAATGA
- a CDS encoding SpoVA/SpoVAEb family sporulation membrane protein, translating into MQFLQAFAVGGLICLVGQLLINYTKMTSSRILVIFLLLGAALEGAQLFDPIEKFAGCGITIPIVGFGATLVKGAVKAMHETGLLGVLTGGIVAGAAGLAAAILFGFMMSIIFKARTKS; encoded by the coding sequence TTGCAATTTTTACAGGCGTTCGCCGTGGGCGGGTTGATTTGCCTCGTCGGTCAACTGCTCATCAACTATACCAAGATGACGTCTTCGCGGATACTCGTGATTTTCCTCTTGCTCGGGGCGGCGCTGGAAGGGGCGCAACTCTTTGATCCCATCGAGAAGTTCGCGGGGTGCGGTATCACCATACCCATCGTGGGCTTCGGCGCGACTTTGGTGAAAGGCGCGGTCAAAGCCATGCACGAAACGGGGCTGTTGGGCGTGCTGACGGGCGGCATCGTGGCGGGCGCCGCAGGCTTGGCGGCGGCCATACTGTTCGGCTTTATGATGTCCATCATCTTCAAAGCGCGCACCAAGTCGTAG
- the pheS gene encoding phenylalanine--tRNA ligase subunit alpha, which translates to MLDLIEKIVAKSIALIEAAKDLNALNEIRVKILGKNGEYTSVLRGMKDVSPQDKPRLGKLINEGRVEIEGLIAKKEAAFKAAELERKLKKETVDVTLDAPVEVGSVHPITSVINEVTDIFVGLGFTAVEGSEVESDYYNFQLMNIPPDHPARDMQDTFYVSDSTLLRTHTSPMQAHTMMSQQPPIRIIVPGKVYRADDDATHSPIFHQIEGLVVDKDISLAHLKGTLDMVAKALFNAETKTRFRPSYFPFTEPSVEVDVSCCMCGGKGCRLCKGTGWLEILGAGVVNPVVLDNCGIDSTVYSGIAFGLGVDRIAMIKYGIPDIRSLYENDVRFLRKYK; encoded by the coding sequence ATGCTTGATTTGATTGAAAAAATTGTAGCAAAGAGTATCGCGCTCATCGAAGCCGCCAAGGATTTAAACGCGCTCAACGAAATCCGCGTCAAGATTTTGGGCAAGAACGGCGAGTATACCTCGGTTTTGCGCGGTATGAAAGACGTTTCGCCCCAAGATAAGCCGCGTTTGGGCAAGTTGATCAACGAAGGCCGCGTCGAAATCGAAGGGTTGATCGCCAAGAAAGAGGCCGCCTTCAAGGCCGCCGAACTCGAGCGCAAACTCAAGAAAGAGACCGTGGACGTCACGTTGGACGCCCCCGTCGAGGTGGGTAGCGTGCACCCCATCACTTCGGTCATCAACGAAGTGACCGATATCTTCGTGGGGTTGGGCTTCACCGCCGTCGAAGGCTCGGAGGTCGAGAGCGACTACTATAACTTCCAACTGATGAATATTCCGCCCGATCATCCCGCGAGAGATATGCAGGATACCTTTTACGTGAGCGACAGCACCTTGTTGCGCACGCATACTTCGCCTATGCAGGCGCACACGATGATGAGTCAGCAACCGCCTATCCGCATTATCGTGCCCGGCAAGGTCTACAGAGCGGACGACGACGCCACGCATAGCCCCATCTTCCACCAGATTGAGGGCTTGGTGGTGGATAAGGATATCTCTTTGGCGCACCTCAAAGGTACGCTGGATATGGTGGCCAAGGCCCTCTTCAACGCCGAGACCAAGACGCGATTCCGTCCCTCGTATTTCCCCTTTACCGAGCCGTCGGTCGAGGTGGACGTCAGCTGCTGTATGTGCGGCGGCAAAGGGTGCCGCTTGTGCAAGGGCACGGGCTGGCTGGAAATATTGGGCGCGGGCGTGGTCAATCCCGTCGTCTTGGACAACTGCGGCATAGATTCCACCGTCTATTCGGGCATCGCGTTCGGCTTGGGCGTGGATCGTATCGCCATGATCAAATACGGCATTCCCGACATTCGCAGTTTGTACGAGAATGACGTGCGCTTCTTGCGCAAGTACAAATAA
- a CDS encoding phenylalanine--tRNA ligase subunit beta translates to MKVPYSWLKDFVDIDVTPLELADKLVKAGFEIEEIIDLEKQYVNIVVGLIEEIEPHPNANKLQICKINVGEKGVRQIVTGAKNVAVGDYVPVCLDGAVLPDGKEIRTGELRGVLSEGMLCGGSELDLNDSDYEGAGFDGIFILNKAFDVSKLTLGMDINEVIDTKDVVLDVGVTANRPDTNSIVGIAREVAAVLDKPLKPFAFGKTEEKGDVKEMIKVTVEDKTLCPRYMIKGVKDIVVKPSPAIIRRRLRKVGIRPINNIVDVTNYVLIEIGQPMHAFDYDRLADGQIVVRRAKEGEHIVTLDGKDNALNPENLVICNSTAPMALAGVMGGLNSGIEESTKTILLESARFKRDNIRRTSKALGIRSDSSARFEKGIDFISQEWGVARAVQLITEQAAGVAVGGVWDVFDGNTDERTITVKASKVNTILGIEIDKKTMADILNRLQLRTVVKGDDLVITVPQYREDIQNANDIAEEVIRLYGYDNIVSTPLDGKKQTHGGVSDNVKWLGKVKNLLSGVAAYHEIVSYSFISPKAWDMLRLPEDDDRRNCITLLNPLGEELSVMRTTLLHSMLKTVALNQTRSNKSVKLYEAAKTYHPAIDAPSTEILRLMIAETGEKCDFYSIKNTVRAVADKLNVKIEVLPKTYPYLHPGRSAAVMLNGQEIGYIGEVHPSVAADYDLSGRVYAAELTLAPLFEAATPFLAFEAIPKYPAINRDLAFVLRKEILAKDILDVVKKSAGDKLESAEIFDVYEGAALPLGTKSVAVALTFRDKERTLVDAEVVAAVDDILAAMKDTFGASLR, encoded by the coding sequence ATGAAAGTACCGTATAGCTGGTTGAAAGATTTTGTGGATATCGACGTCACCCCTTTGGAACTCGCGGACAAATTGGTCAAGGCGGGGTTCGAAATCGAAGAGATCATCGATTTGGAAAAGCAGTACGTCAACATCGTGGTGGGCTTGATCGAAGAGATCGAGCCGCATCCCAACGCCAATAAACTGCAAATATGCAAAATCAACGTGGGCGAGAAGGGCGTAAGACAAATCGTCACGGGCGCCAAGAACGTGGCCGTGGGCGATTACGTCCCCGTGTGCCTGGACGGCGCCGTGTTGCCCGACGGCAAGGAGATCCGCACGGGCGAGTTGCGCGGCGTGCTGAGCGAAGGTATGCTGTGCGGCGGTAGCGAACTCGACCTCAACGACTCGGACTACGAGGGCGCGGGCTTCGACGGCATCTTTATCCTCAACAAGGCGTTCGACGTGTCCAAGTTGACATTGGGTATGGATATCAACGAGGTCATCGACACCAAGGACGTGGTGCTGGACGTGGGCGTGACGGCCAACCGTCCCGATACCAACAGCATCGTGGGCATCGCGCGCGAAGTCGCCGCAGTGCTCGATAAACCGCTGAAACCTTTTGCCTTTGGCAAAACCGAGGAGAAAGGCGACGTGAAAGAGATGATCAAAGTGACCGTGGAAGACAAGACGCTTTGCCCCCGCTATATGATCAAGGGCGTCAAAGATATCGTCGTCAAGCCCTCTCCCGCGATTATTCGCCGCAGATTGCGCAAGGTGGGCATTCGCCCCATCAACAATATAGTTGACGTCACCAATTACGTGCTGATCGAGATCGGTCAACCCATGCACGCCTTCGATTACGACCGCTTGGCCGACGGGCAAATCGTCGTTAGACGCGCCAAAGAGGGCGAGCATATCGTCACGTTGGACGGCAAAGACAACGCGTTGAACCCCGAAAACCTCGTCATTTGCAATTCCACTGCGCCCATGGCTTTGGCGGGTGTGATGGGCGGTCTCAATTCGGGCATCGAAGAGAGCACCAAGACCATTTTGCTGGAATCCGCTCGCTTCAAACGCGACAATATCCGCCGCACGAGCAAAGCGCTGGGCATTCGCAGCGATTCTTCCGCCCGCTTCGAGAAGGGCATCGACTTCATCAGTCAGGAGTGGGGCGTGGCGCGTGCCGTGCAACTCATCACCGAACAGGCGGCGGGCGTCGCCGTGGGCGGCGTGTGGGACGTGTTCGACGGCAATACCGACGAGCGCACCATTACGGTGAAAGCGTCCAAAGTCAATACCATTCTGGGTATCGAAATAGACAAAAAGACCATGGCCGACATTCTCAACCGTCTGCAACTGCGGACGGTGGTGAAAGGCGACGACCTCGTCATCACGGTGCCGCAATACCGCGAGGATATCCAAAACGCCAACGATATCGCCGAAGAGGTCATTCGCCTCTACGGCTACGACAATATCGTTTCGACGCCGTTGGACGGCAAGAAACAAACGCACGGCGGCGTGAGCGACAACGTCAAATGGCTGGGCAAAGTGAAGAATCTGTTGTCGGGCGTGGCGGCCTATCACGAGATCGTGTCGTATAGTTTCATCTCGCCCAAAGCGTGGGATATGCTGCGCTTGCCCGAGGACGACGACCGCCGCAACTGCATCACTTTGCTCAATCCTTTGGGCGAAGAATTGTCGGTCATGCGCACGACGTTGCTGCATTCTATGCTCAAAACCGTGGCGCTCAACCAAACGAGGAGCAACAAATCCGTCAAATTGTACGAGGCGGCCAAGACCTATCATCCCGCCATTGACGCGCCCTCTACCGAGATTTTGCGCCTGATGATCGCCGAGACGGGGGAGAAATGCGATTTCTACAGCATCAAAAACACCGTTCGCGCGGTGGCGGACAAACTCAACGTCAAAATCGAAGTGCTGCCCAAGACCTATCCGTATTTGCACCCCGGCAGAAGCGCCGCCGTGATGCTCAACGGGCAGGAGATCGGCTATATCGGCGAAGTGCATCCTTCGGTTGCTGCCGACTATGACCTTTCGGGCCGAGTTTACGCGGCCGAATTGACGCTGGCGCCCTTGTTCGAGGCGGCGACGCCTTTCCTCGCTTTTGAGGCGATTCCCAAATATCCCGCGATCAACCGCGACTTGGCGTTCGTCTTGCGTAAGGAAATTTTGGCCAAGGATATATTGGACGTCGTGAAAAAGAGCGCGGGCGACAAGTTGGAATCCGCCGAGATCTTCGACGTGTACGAAGGGGCGGCGTTGCCGCTGGGTACCAAGAGCGTGGCCGTGGCGTTGACCTTCCGCGACAAGGAGCGTACTCTGGTGGACGCCGAGGTCGTGGCCGCCGTAGACGATATCCTCGCGGCGATGAAGGATACCTTCGGCGCTTCTCTACGATAG
- a CDS encoding endonuclease MutS2, which translates to MNEKVLQSLGYDKIMQRVAAFAQSESGKSILLATVPNTCFGECDTMLKETAEADRLLYEHGIHPSLGVENVTEQLELAKKGFMLGMGDLLKVSQVLRVSSAAKQSIGHTSAEAPLLKAYAARIFTADSLQAAIDLAIISDTEMSDNASPKLASIRQAIKRGNERLKEKIQSFITTKAYAPYLQEALVTKRDDRYVIPVKSDFRGQIKGLIHDQSASGQTVYVEPLEVVEMNNELKQLSIDEHKEIERILLDFTARVGLIADPLAVNLEVIVALDVIFARAIYGHTIDGTMPRLNERGYVRIRKGRHPLIEKHKVVANTVELGGDFDILLVTGPNTGGKTVTLKLTGLCCLMAESGLFIPAEPDSDVAVFQNVLTDIGDEQSIEQNLSTFSSHMSNVVYMVRHADENTLALIDELGAGTDPEQGAALAVAITDCLREKGVKAVITTHYGALKEYAYSTQRVENASMDFDPDTYEPLYKLIIGVPGTSNAFEIARKLGLDEQIVQNAASGVKEGSVRFEDVLMRADQMRRKAQEELDENRRLNAELEEEIRRTKQEQNKLQAEVDKLNQNARREVRRLVDIALAEVNEIVDELKKLLDEPQQSGYFKATQLRKKLERITVEEEEADDDPPMTDDEPKPGDKVFVLKFRKEAVLNSITKNGEYVVSMGNLKSIVKPSEVKKLLVQKEAAPEKPIRKQVTLGNARVKRELYLLGCTVDEALYRLENFLDEADAAKVEEVKIIHGLGTGALRNAIWEYLNESDVFSFRAGKQGEGGQGVTYVRLR; encoded by the coding sequence ATGAACGAAAAAGTATTGCAGTCGCTCGGATACGACAAGATAATGCAACGCGTGGCCGCTTTTGCGCAAAGTGAAAGCGGCAAATCTATTTTGCTGGCCACCGTGCCCAATACGTGTTTTGGTGAATGCGATACTATGCTCAAAGAGACCGCTGAGGCCGATAGATTGCTGTACGAACACGGTATTCACCCCTCTTTGGGCGTGGAAAACGTGACCGAGCAGTTGGAATTGGCCAAAAAAGGCTTTATGCTGGGTATGGGCGACTTGCTCAAAGTGTCGCAGGTTTTACGCGTCAGCAGCGCCGCCAAGCAGAGTATCGGGCATACGAGCGCCGAGGCGCCCTTGTTGAAGGCGTACGCCGCCAGAATATTTACGGCGGATAGTTTGCAGGCCGCCATCGACCTCGCCATCATCAGCGATACCGAGATGAGCGACAATGCGTCGCCCAAGTTGGCCTCGATACGACAGGCCATCAAACGCGGTAACGAGCGCTTGAAAGAGAAAATACAGTCCTTCATTACCACCAAGGCGTATGCGCCGTATTTGCAAGAGGCGTTGGTGACCAAGCGTGACGACCGCTATGTCATTCCCGTCAAATCCGACTTCCGCGGTCAAATAAAAGGATTGATCCACGACCAATCCGCGAGCGGTCAAACGGTGTACGTCGAGCCTTTGGAAGTGGTGGAGATGAACAACGAACTCAAACAACTTTCCATCGACGAGCACAAAGAAATAGAGCGTATTTTGCTGGACTTCACGGCACGCGTGGGGTTGATAGCGGATCCGTTGGCCGTCAATCTGGAAGTCATCGTCGCCTTGGACGTCATTTTCGCCCGCGCCATTTACGGCCATACCATCGACGGCACCATGCCCCGCTTGAACGAGCGAGGGTACGTGCGTATTCGCAAAGGGCGGCATCCGCTCATCGAAAAGCACAAGGTGGTGGCCAATACGGTGGAATTGGGCGGCGACTTCGATATTCTGTTGGTGACCGGCCCTAATACGGGCGGCAAAACGGTCACGCTGAAATTGACGGGGCTTTGCTGTTTGATGGCGGAGAGCGGGTTGTTTATCCCCGCCGAGCCCGATAGCGACGTGGCCGTATTCCAAAACGTGTTGACCGACATCGGCGACGAGCAGAGTATCGAGCAAAACCTGTCCACCTTCTCCTCGCACATGAGCAACGTGGTGTATATGGTCAGGCACGCCGACGAAAATACCTTGGCGCTCATCGACGAGTTGGGCGCGGGTACAGACCCCGAGCAGGGTGCGGCTCTGGCCGTGGCCATCACCGATTGTTTGCGCGAAAAAGGCGTCAAAGCGGTGATCACCACCCACTACGGCGCACTCAAAGAATATGCCTATTCCACCCAAAGGGTGGAAAACGCCTCGATGGACTTCGATCCCGATACGTACGAGCCGCTGTATAAGTTAATCATCGGCGTGCCCGGTACGAGCAACGCTTTCGAGATAGCGAGGAAGTTGGGGTTGGACGAGCAAATCGTGCAAAACGCCGCTTCGGGCGTCAAAGAAGGTAGCGTGCGCTTCGAGGACGTGCTGATGCGCGCCGACCAAATGCGCCGCAAAGCGCAGGAAGAGTTGGACGAAAACAGGCGGTTGAACGCCGAATTGGAAGAGGAGATCCGCCGCACCAAGCAAGAGCAAAACAAGTTGCAGGCCGAGGTGGACAAACTCAATCAAAACGCCCGTCGCGAGGTGCGCAGGCTGGTGGATATCGCCTTGGCCGAAGTCAACGAGATAGTGGACGAACTGAAGAAACTACTGGACGAGCCGCAGCAATCGGGGTATTTTAAGGCTACACAACTGCGCAAAAAACTCGAACGAATCACGGTCGAAGAGGAAGAGGCGGACGACGATCCGCCCATGACCGACGACGAGCCGAAGCCGGGCGACAAGGTGTTCGTGCTCAAATTCCGCAAGGAAGCCGTGCTGAACAGCATTACCAAGAACGGCGAATACGTCGTGTCGATGGGCAATTTGAAAAGCATCGTCAAACCGTCAGAGGTCAAAAAACTGCTTGTGCAAAAAGAAGCGGCGCCCGAAAAACCCATTCGCAAGCAAGTGACCTTGGGAAACGCGCGCGTCAAGCGCGAGTTGTATCTCTTGGGTTGCACGGTGGACGAAGCCTTGTATCGGTTGGAGAACTTCCTCGACGAGGCCGACGCCGCCAAGGTGGAAGAGGTCAAAATCATACACGGGTTGGGTACGGGCGCGTTGCGCAACGCCATTTGGGAGTACCTCAACGAGTCCGACGTGTTCAGTTTCCGCGCGGGAAAGCAGGGTGAGGGCGGTCAAGGCGTGACCTATGTGCGATTGAGATGA
- a CDS encoding cysteine desulfurase, whose amino-acid sequence MYLDNAATTKLLPEVVDIVQKYGCEQFYNPSALYGEAIAVNRALNAQRGVLAKALGVTADCIVYTSCGSESDNAALLATRKKKGGRVIVSAAEHAAVYQTAEALRQMGYDVKYCPVDGCGKVIEEEFVKLLDQNTVLVSVMHVNNETGAVNDVRRLCELTKRYDESILFHADGVQAFGHIKVNLRALGVDLYSVSGHKIGAPKGVGALYVKSGVSMQPIVYGGGQESGLRSGTENAIGIAALSACAEKYLAMQDKLREKGAELRTRALDFVTSHEGCKLLSPENGAPHILTMAFERVRGEVMMHELEGYGITVGIGSACSSKKGTARIPKALGLAGGYEMGMVRISINPFDEYDWDYLFEKMHEAYVKLSRFVRV is encoded by the coding sequence ATGTATCTCGATAATGCCGCGACGACGAAATTGCTGCCCGAAGTGGTCGATATCGTGCAAAAATACGGCTGTGAGCAGTTCTATAACCCATCCGCTTTGTACGGCGAAGCCATAGCGGTCAACCGCGCGTTGAACGCGCAAAGGGGCGTTTTGGCCAAGGCGTTGGGCGTGACGGCGGACTGCATCGTCTATACTTCGTGCGGTTCGGAGAGCGACAACGCCGCCTTGTTGGCCACGCGCAAGAAAAAGGGCGGCAGGGTGATCGTTTCGGCCGCCGAGCACGCCGCCGTGTACCAAACCGCGGAAGCCTTGCGCCAAATGGGCTACGACGTGAAGTATTGCCCCGTGGACGGTTGCGGCAAAGTGATTGAAGAGGAATTCGTCAAGTTGCTCGACCAAAACACCGTGTTGGTGAGCGTGATGCACGTCAACAACGAAACGGGCGCGGTCAACGACGTGCGCAGACTGTGCGAGTTGACCAAGAGATACGACGAGTCCATCCTGTTCCATGCGGACGGCGTGCAGGCGTTCGGGCATATCAAGGTCAATCTGCGCGCGTTGGGCGTGGACTTGTATTCGGTCAGCGGACACAAGATCGGCGCGCCCAAGGGTGTGGGCGCTTTGTACGTCAAAAGCGGCGTATCCATGCAGCCCATCGTCTACGGCGGCGGGCAGGAGAGCGGCTTGCGCTCGGGCACGGAAAACGCCATAGGCATCGCCGCGCTAAGCGCGTGCGCCGAGAAGTATCTTGCTATGCAAGATAAACTGCGCGAAAAAGGCGCGGAACTGCGGACGCGTGCGCTTGATTTCGTCACTTCGCACGAGGGGTGCAAACTGCTGTCTCCCGAGAATGGTGCGCCGCATATCCTCACGATGGCTTTCGAGCGCGTGCGCGGAGAAGTGATGATGCACGAGTTGGAGGGATACGGCATTACGGTAGGCATCGGCTCGGCGTGTTCGTCCAAGAAAGGCACGGCGCGTATCCCCAAGGCGCTGGGGCTTGCGGGCGGCTATGAGATGGGAATGGTGCGCATCAGCATCAATCCCTTCGACGAGTACGATTGGGACTACTTGTTTGAAAAAATGCACGAAGCGTACGTCAAATTGAGCAGATTCGTGCGCGTATAG
- the thiI gene encoding tRNA 4-thiouridine(8) synthase ThiI → MKKVILLRYGEIYLKGRNRSYFERCLLDNIKEVLSGYDCKVVKMQGRYSVEDFDADLTEEIVDKLRKVFGLHSLSIAAVVPSDIPSIGAICAEAAPDKGSFRITVNRADKSIALTSIQIAAELGGYVLEAHPDLKVDLHTPDKEIRVDLRENHTAYVFTDVVAAAGGMPVGCSGKGIVLLSGGIDSPVAAYRMAKRGMKLCAVHFHSYPYTSLMAKEKTLDLARILTAYTGDMDVYVVPFTEVQLAIHEHCPAEYMITIMRRIMMRIAERLAKAHKCGSIITGESLAQVASQTQESILVTNSVVESLPVFRPLIGMDKEEIIVTAREIGTFDTSILPYEDCCTVFLPKNPVIRPELALIEAAESKLDVESLIADALANVEYHRIERE, encoded by the coding sequence ATGAAAAAAGTCATTTTGTTGAGATACGGCGAGATATATTTGAAGGGGCGCAACCGCTCCTATTTCGAGCGCTGTCTTTTGGATAATATCAAAGAAGTGCTGTCCGGCTACGACTGCAAGGTCGTCAAGATGCAGGGGCGGTATTCGGTGGAGGATTTCGACGCGGATCTGACCGAGGAGATCGTGGACAAATTGCGCAAAGTGTTCGGCTTGCATTCGCTGTCCATTGCGGCGGTCGTGCCGAGCGATATTCCGTCCATCGGTGCTATATGCGCAGAGGCGGCGCCCGACAAAGGCTCTTTCCGCATTACGGTCAATCGCGCGGATAAGTCCATCGCCCTGACTTCTATTCAAATCGCCGCCGAGTTGGGCGGGTACGTATTGGAAGCGCACCCCGACCTGAAAGTAGACTTGCATACGCCCGACAAGGAAATTCGCGTGGACTTACGCGAAAATCATACGGCCTACGTCTTCACGGACGTCGTTGCGGCGGCGGGCGGTATGCCCGTGGGCTGTAGCGGCAAGGGGATCGTGCTGTTGTCGGGCGGTATCGACAGCCCCGTGGCGGCCTATCGCATGGCCAAGCGCGGTATGAAATTGTGCGCCGTACACTTCCACAGTTATCCCTACACCAGCTTGATGGCCAAAGAGAAGACCTTGGACTTGGCGCGTATCCTCACCGCCTACACAGGGGATATGGACGTGTACGTGGTGCCGTTTACCGAGGTGCAGTTGGCCATTCACGAGCATTGTCCCGCCGAATATATGATCACCATAATGCGCCGTATCATGATGCGCATCGCCGAGCGCTTGGCCAAGGCGCACAAGTGCGGCTCCATCATCACGGGCGAGAGTCTGGCACAGGTGGCGTCGCAAACGCAGGAGAGTATTTTGGTGACCAATTCGGTCGTGGAGTCCCTGCCCGTGTTCCGTCCGCTCATCGGTATGGACAAAGAGGAAATCATCGTCACTGCGCGTGAAATCGGCACCTTCGACACGAGCATTTTGCCCTACGAGGATTGCTGTACCGTGTTTTTGCCCAAGAATCCCGTTATTCGCCCCGAGTTGGCGCTCATCGAGGCCGCCGAGAGCAAATTGGACGTGGAAAGCTTGATAGCGGACGCTTTGGCCAACGTCGAATACCATCGTATCGAAAGAGAATAA